The Ictalurus furcatus strain D&B chromosome 5, Billie_1.0, whole genome shotgun sequence genome includes a region encoding these proteins:
- the LOC128607545 gene encoding taste receptor type 1 member 1-like has translation MVRCVFLGCLLTFAFYFFAKHECKSSEFTLPGDYILGGIFDVHSASDVVIPNSPMALECKTQPFSMSAYQMLEVMRFAVEQINNSTTILPNISLGYEIFDYCLKTRSFPSILYFISDNGRINVSAKENKHNVIGLVGAYASSESMSVAPLFMMDLIPMISYASSSYRLSNKWVYPSFLRTVPTNQDLIMVIIKLIQQFGWNWVAFISSNDAYSQNGLELFISNIKDTSICLAFFYELNSKSNYSDVLNKIDSLSINVIIVFTQALPAREFVKTAIRINIRDKVWIAGDTWSMDEELISYPGIEQIGTIFGVTATTLSLPGFDDFVYQTRLIGENDDCVNCEDGETCNQVCENCTNLNAEDIISQNPTYSFSIQAAVYAFAYALHQALNCSMTGCDPPRDIPPYVVNHCECAHTYFIDKPCRLVQTSIHKCCFQCEKCSAHTYINTTADAYTCTPCVEGYWSDEMSIICKKRIIVYLQLEDPLCMLFFICAVAFIVVSIGLIILFGINYNTPVVKSAGGNMCLLMLFCLILANIGVFFYFGVPDPVNCVLRNVFFIFFYTICLSCMGVRSFQIVCVFKMAAQFPDVYHWWMKNNGQWLCINVYSFIQLVACGIWLLTGRPKPYNDSTSFKDQTILACDMGSMVTSTLAWSCLWFLSIVCFCFSYMGKDLPKSYSEAKNITFSLLVFYLGWIAYFTAYIVFRGAYIQLLNAVAQLSSSYGIIISFYMPRAYIIIFQPKKNTQAYFQSSIQTYTQTLSRM, from the exons ATGGTGCGTTGTGTGTTCTTAGGCTGCCTCTTGACTTTTGCTTTTTACTTTTTCGCCAAACATGAATGCAAGTCAAGTGAGTTTACCTTGCCAGGGGACTATATACTTGGGGGAATTTTTGATGTGCATTCAGCCAGTGACGTTGTGATTCCGAATTCTCCTATGGCACTAGAGTGCAAAAC GCAGCCATTTTCAATGTCAGCTTATCAGATGCTCGAGGTGATGCGGTTTGCTGTGGAGCAGATTAATAACTCCACAACCATCTTGCCTAACATCTCTCTTGGATATGAGATCTTTGATTACTGCTTAAAAACTCGGAGTTTTCCTTCAATTCTCTATTTTATCTCAGACAATGGACGAATCAATGTGTCGGCCAAGGAGAACAAACATAATGTTATTGGTCTCGTGGGTGCATATGCAAGCTCAGAATCTATGTCTGTTGCACCTTTATTCATGATGGACCTCATTCCAATG ATTAGCTATGCCTCCTCCAGCTATCGTCTAAGCAATAAGTGGGTCTATCCAAGTTTTTTGAGGACTGTACCAACCAACCAAGATCTAATTATGGTTATAATTAAGCTAATTCAGCAATTTGGATGGAATTGGGTAGCTTTCATTAGCAGCAATGATGCATATAGTCAAAATGGCCTCGAATTATTTATCAGTAACATCAAAGACACCAGCATCTGCTTGGCCTTTTTCTACGAACTTAATTCAAAGTCCAATTATTCAGATGTACTAAACAAGATAGACTCACTCAGCATCAACGTGATCATAGTCTTCACGCAGGCACTCCCTGCCCGAGAATTTGTCAAAACAGCCATCAGAATCAATATTAGAGACAAAGTTTGGATAGCGGGTGATACATGGTCTATGGATGAAGAACTTATCAGTTACCCAGGCATTGAGCAAATTGGGACTATTTTCGGTGTTACAGCAACAACTCTGAGTTTACCTGGATTTGACGACTTTGTCTACCAAACAAGGCTCATTGGGGAAAATGATGACTGTGTGAATTGTGAGGATGGAGAGACGTGCAATCAGGTTTGCGAAAACTGCACAAACCTGAATGCAGAGGACATTATAAGCCAAAACCCTACATACTCATTCTCCATCCAGGCGGCTGTGTACGCCTTTGCCTACGCGCTCCATCAAGCGCTCAATTGCAGCATGACAGGGTGTGATCCACCTAGAGACATCCCACCTTATGTGGTAAATCATTGTGAATGTGCTCACACCTATTTCATTGATAAACCATGTCGATT AGTCCAAACTTCAATACATAAGTGCTGTTTTCAGTGTGAGAAATGCAGTGCCCATACATACATCAACACCACAG CGGATGCTTACACTTGTACTCCATGTGTAGAGGGTTACTGGTCTGATGAAATGAGCATAATCTGCAAAAAGCGCATTATTGTCTATCTTCAACTCGAGGACCCTCTGTGCATGTTATTCTTCATATGTGCTGTGGCCTTCATTGTTGTCTCCATTGGACTCATAATCCTTTTTGGCATCAACTACAACACTCCTGTGGTAAAGTCTGCTGGTGGTAATATGTGCTTGCTTATGTTATTTTGTTTGATTCTGGCCAACATTGGGGTGTTCTTTTACTTTGGAGTACCAGACCCAGTGAATTGTGTTTTAAGGAAtgtctttttcatatttttctacACTATTTGCCTTTCTTGTATGGGTGTACGTTCCTTTCAAATTGTTTGTGTCTTCAAAATGGCTGCCCAGTTTCCAGATGTCTATCACTGGTGGATGAAGAACAATGGTCAGTGGCTCTGTATTAATGTCTACTCTTTCATACAGCTTGTTGCTTGTGGGATATGGCTTCTAACCGGAAGACCCAAACCCTACAATGACAGTACTTCTTTTAAAGATCAGACTATTTTGGCATGTGATATGGGATCAATGGTCACATCCACCTTGGCTTGGTCTTGTCTCTGGTTTCTTAGTATagtctgtttctgtttctcctACATGGGCAAAGATCTTCCAAAAAGCTACAGTGAAGCGAAGAACATTACATTTAGCTTGCTCGTATTTTATCTGGGCTGGATTGCATATTTCACAGCGTACATTGTGTTCAGAGGAGCTTACATACAGCTTCTTAATGCAGTTGCACAGCTGTCCAGTTCATATGGAATTATTATAAGTTTCTATATGCCAAGGGCCTACATCATTATTTTCCAACCCAAAAAGAACACCCAGGCATACTTTCAGTCATCAATCCAGACATATACACAGACTCTTAGCAGAATGTAG